The following proteins are encoded in a genomic region of Ovis canadensis isolate MfBH-ARS-UI-01 breed Bighorn chromosome 12, ARS-UI_OviCan_v2, whole genome shotgun sequence:
- the TMEM81 gene encoding transmembrane protein 81, translating into MKTLATSFILGSLVLAFCLPLLVTSPKTLAIPEKLQEAVGKVIVNATTCTVTCGLGFKEETVCEVGPDGVRRKCKSQRLECLTNWLCGMLHFTLLIGKEFKLSCLSPDILEIGQEAFRFTWRLARGIISTDDEVFRPFRASSYFIKFQSIQEYDSGTYRCDVQLLKNLRLVKRLYFGLRVLPPNLVNLDFYQSLTEDQKLVDEGLEVSLGNYSRPQHPPWKKKVAIAVGIGVASGVTGGVLVSIALCGRLRVIHGSASLETLQALLPKGGVLRKPE; encoded by the coding sequence ATGAAGACTTTGGCCACTAGTTTCATCCTTGGGAGCCTGGTGTTGGCCTTCTGTCTACCTTTGCTGGTGACTTCACCTAAAACGCTGGCCATCCCTGAGAAACTGCAAGAAGCTGTGGGGAAAGTTATTGTCAATGCCACGACCTGTACTGTCACCTGTGGCCTCGGCTTTAAGGAAGAGACTGTCTGTGAGGTGGGCCCTGATGGAGTGAGAAGGAAGTGTAAGTCTCAGCGCCTGGAATGTCTGACCAACTGGCTCTGTGGAATGCTCCATTTCACCCTTCTCATAGGGAAGGAATTTAAGCTGAGCTGTCTGagtccagacatcctggagatcGGGCAGGAAGCTTTCCGATTCACCTGGAGACTTGCTCGGGGAATCATCTCAACTGATGATGAAGTCTTCAGACCCTTCCGAGCCAGTTCCTACTTTATAAAGTTTCAGTCCATTCAAGAGTATGACTCTGGGACCTACCGCTGCGATGTGCAGCTGTTGAAAAACTTGAGACTTGTCAAGAGGCTCTATTTTGGGCTGAGGGTCCTTCCTCCTAATCTGGTGAACCTGGATTTCTATCAGTCCCTTACTGAGGATCAGAAGTTAGTGGACGAGGGCCTGGAAGTGAGTCTGGGCAACTACTCCAGGCCTCAGCACCCACCGTGGAAAAAGAAGGTGGCCATAGCTGTGGGAATAGGAGTTGCCAGTGGCGTGACTGGCGGTGTGTTGGTGAGCATCGCGCTGTGCGGCAGGCTGAGGGTGATCCACGGCAGTGCCAGCCTCGAGACGTTACAAGCCTTGCTGCCAAAGGGCGGGGTGCTCAGGAAGCCAGAGTA